A region from the Polaribacter sp. Hel1_33_78 genome encodes:
- the ccoS gene encoding cbb3-type cytochrome oxidase assembly protein CcoS, giving the protein MSVIYLLLTLSILVALIFFIAFIYSVKRGQYDDSYTPSVRMLFDDELVKKNKKIN; this is encoded by the coding sequence ATGAGCGTAATATATTTACTACTTACCTTAAGTATTTTAGTGGCATTAATATTTTTTATAGCATTTATTTATTCAGTAAAAAGAGGGCAATATGATGACTCATATACGCCATCTGTTCGCATGCTATTTGATGATGAACTCGTAAAGAAAAACAAGAAAATTAACTAA
- a CDS encoding Crp/Fnr family transcriptional regulator, producing MKNCEQCIVRRLNSLKHLSKDELLRMAACKTSKIIKKGQPIFEEGEHINGVFCIKKGICKVSKMSENGKNQIVSLVKRGDLIGERSLVSDEVSNLSAFALNIM from the coding sequence ATGAAAAACTGTGAACAATGCATAGTACGTAGACTTAATTCTCTAAAACACCTTTCTAAGGACGAGTTACTGAGGATGGCGGCTTGTAAAACATCTAAAATCATTAAAAAAGGCCAACCTATTTTTGAGGAAGGTGAGCATATTAATGGTGTTTTCTGCATTAAAAAAGGAATTTGTAAAGTCTCCAAAATGAGTGAAAACGGAAAGAATCAAATTGTAAGTTTGGTAAAACGTGGAGATTTAATAGGTGAAAGAAGTTTAGTTTCTGATGAAGTTTCTAATCTAAGTGCCTTTGCCTTAAATATTATGTAA
- a CDS encoding CcoQ/FixQ family Cbb3-type cytochrome c oxidase assembly chaperone, with protein MLKFVKNHMESITGIEIYPMISLIIFFTFFVALFWWVFTAKKEYINTVSNLPLDH; from the coding sequence ATGTTAAAATTTGTAAAAAATCATATGGAGAGTATCACCGGTATAGAAATATATCCAATGATATCACTAATAATATTTTTCACTTTTTTTGTAGCCTTATTTTGGTGGGTTTTTACAGCAAAAAAGGAGTATATAAATACCGTAAGTAATTTACCGTTAGATCATTAG
- a CDS encoding heavy metal translocating P-type ATPase metal-binding domain-containing protein, protein MKTTHCYHCGDSCKNADIQLDYKFFCCNGCKTVYEIFFENDLTCYYDFQDTPGAIPSEIEGKYDFLENNSIQEKLLDFIDGNKAIVTLYIPHIHCSSCIWVLENLHKLNTKISSSQVNFLKKTVRISFNSETISLKVIVLLLTAIGYDPYISLEDYETGRKDVDRSLIYKLGIAGFAFGNVMFLSFPEYFQVDGFWIEKYKNIFRWLMFFFSLPVVFYAANDYFISAYKGLNSKILNIDVPIALGVSVLFIRSSIEIIFDLGTGFFDSLTGLVFFLLLGKYFQQKTYNFLSFERDYKSYFPIAVTKIISNQKEENIQIYEVEKGDRLLIRNQELIPVDSVLINGKAQIDYSFVTGEAVPVSKKSGDKLFAGGKQLSGVLEIEALASVSQSYLTQLWSNDVFNKDKSSSFKTLTDKISKNFTIFVLSIAFLSTLFWLFYDASKALNVFTAVLIIACPCAIALAAPFTLGNLLRIFGKKKFYLKNATVIEQLASINSIIFDKTGTLTTSKEETISYNGTALDHQEKTILKSALRASNHPLSRALYKTFAEVETIAISNYKEVVGHGIEVKYKEDKLKLGSSSFVNNDHEIKSLDTSVHISFNNIYNGKFTFKNSYRKGVNSLFRSLNNEYDLAVLSGDNEGEKDFLQENFPKETKLLFNQKPNDKLEVVAAFQKENKNVAMIGDGLNDAGALAQSNVGISLSENINVFSPACDAILDASQFDKIEDFFKASKKAMTIIKYCFLLSLCYNVVGLYFAVTSQLRPVVAAILMPLSSISVVVFTTISTNLIGNKIK, encoded by the coding sequence ATGAAGACTACACATTGTTATCATTGTGGAGATTCTTGTAAGAATGCTGATATTCAGTTAGATTATAAGTTTTTCTGTTGTAATGGTTGTAAAACAGTTTATGAAATTTTTTTTGAAAATGATTTAACATGCTATTACGATTTTCAAGATACTCCAGGAGCAATTCCTTCTGAAATTGAAGGGAAGTATGACTTTCTTGAAAATAACAGTATACAGGAAAAACTATTAGATTTTATTGACGGAAATAAGGCAATAGTAACCTTATACATTCCTCACATTCATTGTAGTTCTTGTATTTGGGTATTGGAAAATTTACATAAATTAAATACAAAAATTTCTTCTTCACAAGTAAATTTTCTGAAGAAAACTGTAAGGATTTCTTTTAACTCAGAAACAATATCTCTTAAAGTAATTGTCCTTTTATTGACTGCTATTGGTTATGATCCCTATATTAGTTTAGAAGATTATGAGACAGGCAGAAAGGATGTAGATAGAAGTTTAATTTATAAATTAGGAATTGCAGGTTTTGCTTTTGGAAATGTTATGTTTTTATCATTTCCAGAATATTTTCAAGTGGATGGTTTTTGGATAGAAAAATATAAAAATATTTTTAGATGGTTAATGTTTTTCTTTTCACTACCAGTAGTTTTTTATGCGGCAAATGATTATTTTATTTCGGCTTATAAAGGTCTAAATTCTAAAATATTAAATATTGATGTACCTATTGCTCTAGGAGTTTCTGTATTGTTTATTAGAAGTTCGATTGAAATAATTTTTGATTTAGGAACTGGCTTTTTTGATAGCTTAACAGGTTTAGTTTTCTTTCTTCTTTTAGGAAAATATTTTCAACAAAAAACTTATAATTTCTTGTCTTTTGAACGTGATTATAAATCCTATTTTCCAATTGCAGTAACCAAAATTATATCAAATCAAAAAGAGGAAAATATACAAATCTATGAAGTTGAAAAAGGTGATAGATTATTGATTAGGAATCAAGAATTAATTCCTGTTGATAGTGTTCTTATCAATGGAAAAGCACAAATAGATTACAGTTTTGTGACAGGTGAAGCTGTGCCTGTTTCTAAAAAATCTGGAGATAAATTATTTGCTGGTGGTAAACAACTTTCAGGAGTTTTAGAAATAGAAGCTTTAGCATCAGTTTCTCAAAGTTATTTAACACAACTCTGGAGTAATGATGTTTTTAATAAAGACAAATCTTCTTCCTTTAAAACATTAACAGATAAAATCAGTAAAAATTTTACAATTTTTGTTTTAAGTATTGCTTTTTTGTCAACTCTATTTTGGCTGTTTTATGATGCTTCAAAAGCATTAAATGTATTTACAGCAGTTTTAATTATTGCTTGTCCTTGCGCAATTGCATTAGCAGCTCCTTTTACTTTAGGAAATCTTTTACGCATTTTTGGAAAGAAAAAATTCTACTTAAAAAATGCAACTGTTATTGAACAATTGGCAAGTATAAATTCTATAATATTTGATAAAACAGGAACGTTAACAACTAGTAAAGAAGAAACAATTTCTTATAATGGAACTGCTTTGGATCATCAAGAAAAAACCATTTTAAAAAGTGCTTTAAGAGCTTCTAATCACCCTTTGAGCAGAGCTTTATATAAGACTTTTGCTGAAGTAGAAACAATTGCAATCTCTAATTATAAAGAAGTTGTTGGTCACGGAATTGAAGTTAAGTATAAAGAAGATAAATTAAAATTAGGTTCAAGTTCATTTGTCAATAATGATCATGAAATTAAGTCTTTAGACACCTCAGTGCATATCAGTTTTAATAATATTTATAACGGTAAATTCACTTTTAAAAATTCATACAGAAAAGGAGTGAATTCACTATTTAGATCCTTAAATAATGAATATGATTTAGCTGTACTATCTGGAGATAATGAAGGAGAAAAAGATTTTTTACAAGAAAACTTCCCAAAAGAAACCAAATTATTGTTTAACCAGAAACCAAATGATAAATTAGAGGTGGTTGCTGCATTTCAAAAAGAAAATAAAAATGTAGCTATGATTGGTGATGGTTTAAATGATGCAGGAGCTCTTGCACAAAGTAATGTAGGTATTTCTTTATCAGAAAATATCAATGTTTTTTCCCCAGCATGTGATGCTATCTTAGATGCTTCACAATTTGATAAAATTGAAGATTTTTTTAAGGCATCAAAAAAAGCAATGACAATTATAAAATATTGCTTTTTATTATCACTTTGTTACAATGTTGTTGGATTGTACTTTGCGGTAACAAGTCAGTTAAGACCGGTGGTAGCGGCAATTTTAATGCCTTTAAGCTCCATAAGTGTTGTTGTCTTCACAACAATTTCAACTAATTTAATAGGAAATAAAATCAAATAA
- the deoD gene encoding purine-nucleoside phosphorylase, with amino-acid sequence MSVHIEAKKGEIAETVLLPGDPMRAKWIAETFLEDSFQYNDVRGMLGFTGTYKGKKISIQGTGMGIPSTLIYCHELINEYGVKNLIRVGSAGSYQKEVKIRDIVLAMATSTNSGLNTIRFSGADFAPTASFKLLQKAIEVAKEKNIPIKAGGVLSSDEFYADDFESYKKWADYGVLCVEMETSGLYTVAAKHNVNALSILTISDSLVTKERTTSEEREHTFKEMIEIALELTE; translated from the coding sequence ATGAGCGTACATATAGAAGCCAAAAAAGGAGAAATTGCTGAAACAGTTTTATTACCAGGAGATCCTATGAGAGCGAAATGGATTGCAGAAACTTTTCTGGAAGATAGCTTTCAATACAATGATGTAAGAGGAATGTTAGGTTTTACAGGAACTTATAAAGGTAAAAAAATATCTATTCAAGGCACAGGGATGGGGATTCCATCCACCTTAATTTATTGCCATGAACTTATTAATGAATATGGAGTCAAAAATTTGATTAGAGTAGGTTCTGCCGGCTCATATCAAAAAGAAGTTAAGATTAGAGATATCGTTTTGGCTATGGCAACTTCTACGAACTCAGGATTAAATACCATTCGTTTTAGTGGAGCAGATTTTGCACCAACAGCAAGTTTTAAATTACTTCAAAAAGCGATTGAAGTTGCGAAAGAAAAAAATATTCCTATTAAAGCTGGAGGTGTTTTAAGTTCTGATGAGTTTTATGCCGATGATTTTGAAAGTTATAAAAAATGGGCAGATTACGGAGTTTTATGTGTAGAAATGGAAACATCTGGTTTGTATACAGTTGCAGCAAAACATAATGTTAATGCATTATCAATTTTAACAATTTCTGATAGTTTGGTTACCAAAGAAAGAACTACCTCAGAAGAAAGAGAACATACTTTTAAAGAAATGATTGAAATTGCCTTAGAACTTACGGAATAA
- a CDS encoding cbb3-type cytochrome c oxidase N-terminal domain-containing protein, translated as MKKYFQSTVYVIFVIVTFIALAKSFMVYENPFDLYENPLVWLALIGLILVVALKEIVNIIAVTKVRQFQNEKEGIVPEAADAWIQKLIKSWTKVKPIEQEQEIILDHNYDGIRELDNSLPPWWVYMFYATIVFAVVYLIRFEVLDGDNQIMEYEKAVAAARTEIDKYKSTATDLITAENVTLLTESKDLKRGKAVFNLNCASCHLSDGGGSIGPNLTDEFWFLGGGVKNVFMTISNGGRDGKGMIAWNKTLKAADIAKVSSYVISLQGTTPAKAKIAQGEKWVQE; from the coding sequence ATGAAAAAATATTTTCAATCCACAGTATATGTAATTTTTGTAATAGTTACGTTTATAGCACTTGCGAAATCTTTTATGGTGTATGAGAACCCCTTTGATCTTTATGAAAACCCTCTTGTCTGGTTGGCATTAATAGGATTAATTTTAGTAGTCGCTTTAAAAGAAATTGTAAATATTATTGCAGTAACTAAGGTAAGACAATTTCAAAATGAAAAAGAGGGTATTGTGCCAGAAGCAGCAGATGCCTGGATTCAAAAGCTAATAAAATCTTGGACAAAAGTAAAACCGATAGAACAAGAGCAAGAAATTATTTTAGACCATAATTACGATGGTATTAGAGAATTAGACAATTCTCTTCCACCTTGGTGGGTGTATATGTTTTATGCAACTATTGTTTTTGCAGTTGTTTATTTAATAAGGTTTGAGGTTTTAGACGGAGATAATCAAATTATGGAATATGAAAAGGCAGTAGCAGCGGCAAGAACGGAAATAGATAAATACAAATCTACGGCTACAGATTTAATTACAGCTGAAAACGTAACTCTACTGACAGAAAGTAAAGATTTAAAAAGAGGTAAAGCTGTTTTTAATTTAAACTGTGCATCTTGTCATTTGTCAGATGGAGGTGGATCTATAGGTCCAAATTTAACAGATGAATTTTGGTTTCTTGGTGGTGGTGTTAAAAATGTTTTTATGACTATTTCTAATGGAGGTAGAGATGGAAAAGGAATGATTGCCTGGAATAAAACTTTAAAAGCAGCAGACATAGCTAAAGTTTCTAGTTATGTAATTTCATTGCAAGGAACTACTCCAGCAAAAGCAAAAATAGCTCAAGGGGAAAAATGGGTTCAAGAATAA
- a CDS encoding Crp/Fnr family transcriptional regulator, with the protein MCFIPKDEIIKDLEKNPDFTMDILKTMANSLKKSENSVVNMAQKNVKQRLAETLLNLHSEFKTNQENAINIHLSREDIANIIGTATESAIRLLSDFKKKRNYCI; encoded by the coding sequence GTGTGTTTTATACCTAAAGATGAAATAATAAAGGATTTAGAAAAAAACCCTGACTTTACTATGGATATTCTAAAAACTATGGCTAATTCTTTAAAAAAATCTGAAAATTCAGTTGTAAACATGGCACAAAAAAATGTGAAACAACGATTAGCTGAAACACTTTTAAACTTGCATTCAGAATTTAAGACAAACCAAGAGAATGCTATAAACATTCATCTTTCCAGAGAAGATATTGCAAATATTATTGGCACGGCAACTGAATCTGCAATTCGATTATTGTCAGATTTTAAAAAAAAAAGAAATTATTGCATTTAA
- a CDS encoding AMP-binding protein — translation MKLEQNKFHKSFKLNGVSFSSVDEIFDYTIGLSDEIHEFLQSWFSADKSITVQTSGSTGIPKSILLKKEHILNSAKATGNYFGLQENTTALLCLSVKYIAGKLMLIRAITLGWELDVIESTSNPLEKVSRQYDFSAMVPLQLENSLSKINLIKKMVVGGGVVSKVLERKLKNVETVIYATYGMTETITHIAVKKLNRINVIPNFYELLPDVQIYVDARNCLVIKALKVADEIVFTNDVVQIVSDTQFEWLGRFDNVINSGGIKLHPEKIEKALSKIISNRFFVAGKLDETLGEKLILIIEGNRKNLNFNVSELLKFEIPKEIYFVEKFLETETKKIQRRKTLDLIKI, via the coding sequence ATGAAATTAGAACAAAATAAATTTCATAAAAGTTTTAAATTAAATGGAGTCTCTTTTTCTTCTGTTGATGAAATTTTCGATTATACAATAGGTTTGTCAGATGAAATACACGAATTCTTACAAAGTTGGTTCTCTGCTGATAAAAGTATAACCGTTCAAACTTCGGGTTCTACAGGAATTCCTAAATCAATTTTGTTGAAAAAGGAGCATATTCTGAATTCTGCAAAAGCTACAGGGAACTATTTCGGTTTACAAGAGAATACAACAGCTTTATTGTGTTTGTCAGTAAAATACATTGCTGGTAAATTAATGTTGATTAGAGCGATTACTTTAGGCTGGGAATTGGATGTTATTGAATCAACTTCTAACCCTTTAGAAAAAGTTAGTAGGCAATATGATTTTTCTGCCATGGTTCCTTTACAACTTGAAAATTCTTTGTCTAAAATTAATTTGATAAAAAAAATGGTTGTAGGAGGAGGAGTCGTATCAAAAGTATTAGAGCGTAAATTAAAGAATGTTGAAACGGTTATTTATGCTACTTATGGTATGACAGAAACCATAACTCATATTGCAGTAAAAAAGTTAAATAGGATTAATGTAATTCCTAATTTCTATGAATTATTACCAGATGTTCAAATTTATGTAGATGCTAGAAATTGTTTAGTTATTAAAGCATTAAAAGTTGCTGATGAAATTGTTTTCACAAATGATGTAGTACAAATTGTTTCAGACACACAATTTGAGTGGTTAGGTCGTTTTGATAATGTAATTAATTCAGGAGGAATTAAATTACATCCAGAAAAAATAGAGAAGGCGCTTTCAAAAATTATTAGTAATCGATTTTTTGTTGCAGGAAAACTTGATGAAACCCTAGGCGAAAAATTAATTTTGATTATTGAAGGAAATCGAAAAAACCTCAATTTTAATGTATCTGAACTTTTAAAGTTTGAGATTCCAAAAGAAATTTATTTTGTAGAGAAGTTTTTAGAGACTGAAACAAAAAAAATCCAACGTAGAAAAACATTGGATTTAATAAAGATATAA
- a CDS encoding CPBP family intramembrane glutamic endopeptidase, with product MNYIQQGFTGKNEWYHWVLTIILVFVGWQIIGVVPLIISAAVYSENITEFLNAAADNFMTLGMNKNLFLFLMLIMFAVGLFFLIIAIKYIHKRTVTSIVTSRKNIDWKRFWFGFLSWGTIVVLLSIIGVLLAPENYTYNFNAKPFFILVAISIIFIPLQTSLEELLFRGYFMQGIGVLAKNKWAPLIITSVCFGLLHGANPEVQKLGSITMVFYIGTGFFYGITTLMDEGTELALGLHASNNMFAAFLITTDWTVFQTDALFIDTSEPSLTWEMFLPVFVLYPLILLLFAKKYGWKNWLEKLTGKVVKPVNFEEIIAD from the coding sequence ATGAATTATATACAACAAGGTTTTACAGGAAAGAATGAATGGTATCATTGGGTTTTAACTATTATTTTAGTTTTTGTTGGATGGCAAATTATTGGAGTAGTTCCTTTAATAATTTCGGCTGCAGTATATTCAGAAAATATCACAGAGTTTTTAAATGCTGCTGCAGATAATTTTATGACTTTAGGTATGAACAAAAATTTATTTTTGTTTTTAATGCTTATTATGTTTGCTGTAGGCCTGTTTTTTTTAATTATTGCGATTAAATATATTCATAAAAGAACTGTAACATCTATTGTTACCAGTCGAAAAAATATTGATTGGAAGCGTTTTTGGTTTGGTTTTTTAAGCTGGGGAACTATAGTCGTTTTGCTTTCAATTATAGGTGTTTTATTAGCTCCAGAAAATTATACTTATAATTTTAATGCAAAACCTTTTTTCATTTTAGTGGCAATTTCAATTATATTTATTCCTTTGCAAACGAGTCTTGAAGAGTTGCTGTTTAGGGGTTATTTTATGCAAGGAATTGGAGTTTTAGCAAAAAACAAGTGGGCTCCGCTAATCATCACATCAGTTTGTTTTGGCTTATTACATGGTGCAAATCCAGAAGTCCAAAAGTTAGGTAGTATAACGATGGTTTTTTATATTGGTACTGGTTTTTTCTATGGAATTACAACTTTAATGGATGAAGGCACAGAATTAGCGCTAGGCCTGCACGCCTCAAATAATATGTTTGCAGCTTTTTTAATAACTACCGATTGGACAGTTTTTCAAACTGACGCGCTTTTTATAGACACCTCAGAACCCTCTTTAACTTGGGAAATGTTTTTACCTGTTTTTGTTTTGTATCCCTTAATATTATTGTTGTTTGCTAAAAAATATGGATGGAAAAACTGGTTAGAAAAACTAACTGGTAAAGTTGTTAAACCAGTAAATTTTGAAGAAATTATAGCTGATTAG
- a CDS encoding o-succinylbenzoate synthase yields the protein MIKANYKKYILNFKNPSGTSRGVLRTKETWFIILDKKGKKGIGETGLFRGLSIDDFSNYEEKLSWACQNINLGLDFLLKELWAFPSIQFGLEQAFLSLKSETSFELFPSQFTKGKKSIPINGLVWMGEKKFMKNQIKEKLETGFSCIKMKIGAIDFKAELELLKSIRKEFSSNEIELRVDANGAFNSKNALEKLNRLSELEIHSIEQPIKQGQVQEMAELCSKTPLPIALDEELIGVFFKKEKNILLETIKPQYIILKPSLIGGFAGSKEWIRLAEQNKCDWWITSALESNIGLSAIAQFTYTLQSTLPQGLGTGSLFTNNFISPLKVKNGTIQYNPSINWDFNIT from the coding sequence TTGATAAAAGCTAATTACAAAAAATATATTCTCAATTTTAAAAATCCAAGTGGTACTTCACGTGGAGTTTTAAGAACTAAAGAAACCTGGTTTATCATTTTAGATAAAAAAGGTAAAAAAGGTATTGGAGAAACAGGTTTGTTTAGGGGTTTAAGCATAGATGATTTTTCGAATTATGAGGAAAAATTGAGTTGGGCTTGTCAAAATATTAATCTTGGTTTAGATTTTTTACTAAAAGAACTATGGGCGTTTCCATCAATTCAATTTGGATTAGAACAAGCTTTTTTATCCCTGAAGTCTGAAACTTCATTTGAGTTGTTTCCATCCCAATTTACCAAAGGAAAAAAATCAATTCCTATTAATGGTTTAGTTTGGATGGGAGAGAAGAAGTTTATGAAAAATCAAATTAAGGAAAAATTAGAAACTGGTTTTTCTTGTATTAAAATGAAAATTGGTGCTATCGATTTTAAGGCGGAACTGGAGCTCCTAAAATCTATCCGGAAGGAATTTTCATCCAATGAGATTGAATTAAGGGTTGATGCTAATGGTGCTTTTAACTCAAAAAATGCGTTAGAGAAATTAAATAGATTATCGGAGTTAGAAATACACTCTATCGAACAGCCAATTAAACAAGGTCAGGTTCAAGAAATGGCAGAATTATGTTCTAAAACACCTTTGCCAATTGCACTAGATGAGGAGTTAATTGGTGTATTTTTTAAGAAAGAGAAAAATATATTATTAGAGACGATAAAACCACAATATATTATTTTAAAGCCAAGTTTAATTGGTGGTTTTGCTGGTAGTAAAGAATGGATTAGACTTGCAGAGCAAAATAAATGTGATTGGTGGATTACTTCTGCTTTAGAAAGCAATATAGGCTTAAGTGCAATTGCACAATTTACGTATACATTGCAAAGCACTTTACCTCAAGGTTTAGGAACAGGTAGTTTGTTTACCAATAATTTTATAAGTCCATTAAAAGTAAAAAATGGAACGATACAATACAACCCAAGTATAAATTGGGACTTTAATATAACGTAG
- a CDS encoding peptidoglycan-binding protein has translation MLNYYEAVEELDSYIMLEWSAKDIDVRAPENDDIQTKTAVKNYSKKLAKVNYYEARLVNSFKHKEKGLSNKEIKFLEENGVDIETYRNREKFLKIQSLFDPNINLYKGEKNAIIFEVQKRLVTLGYNITIDGVYRIETLKAIKTFEEKNNLLADGYIDALSLELLFK, from the coding sequence GTGCTAAATTATTATGAAGCTGTTGAAGAATTAGATAGCTATATTATGTTAGAATGGTCTGCAAAGGATATCGATGTAAGAGCTCCAGAAAATGATGATATCCAAACAAAAACGGCCGTTAAGAACTATTCAAAAAAATTAGCAAAAGTAAATTACTATGAAGCTAGGCTTGTAAACTCGTTTAAACATAAAGAAAAAGGTCTTTCGAATAAAGAAATAAAATTCTTGGAAGAAAATGGAGTTGATATAGAAACGTATAGAAATCGAGAAAAATTTTTAAAAATTCAAAGTTTATTCGACCCAAACATAAATTTGTACAAAGGTGAAAAAAATGCAATAATTTTTGAAGTACAAAAAAGATTGGTAACACTTGGTTATAATATTACTATTGATGGTGTGTACAGAATAGAAACTTTAAAGGCTATTAAAACTTTTGAAGAAAAAAATAATCTTTTAGCGGATGGTTATATCGATGCTTTATCTTTAGAATTGCTGTTTAAATAG